A genomic segment from Chanos chanos chromosome 2, fChaCha1.1, whole genome shotgun sequence encodes:
- the bola3 gene encoding bolA-like protein 3 → MSFSRLLHRCKTNVLCRYVPRAFSTQTDGEARITQILKEKFPLASSLKVVDISGGCGAMYEIHIESDEFRGKRTVQQHQLVNQALKEEIQAMHGLRIFTDVPQK, encoded by the exons ACAAATGTGCTGTGTAGATACGTGCCAAGGGCGTTTTCAAcccagacagatggagaggcTCGAATCACACAGATACTCAAGGAGAAGTTTCCGCTCGCCTCATCACTCAAAGTTGTGGATATTTCGG GTGGCTGTGGTGCAATGTATGAAATACACATAGAGTCAGATGAGTTCCGAGGGAAAAGGACAGTGCAACAACACCAACTAGTAAATCAG GCACTTAAGGAGGAAATTCAGGCAATGCATGGACTACGTATATTCACAGATGTCCCTCAAAAGTAG